The region CCTCCTGCACGGTGAGGATGTGGCGTCCGATCGCCAATCGGCCACCAAGCTGTTCCTGCAGATAGGGCGCGGCCGAGAGATGATCGGCATGGGCGTGCGTTTCAAGCAGCCATTCGACCTCCAGCCCCTGTTCGCGGACATAGGCGATCACGGCATCGGCCGAAGCGGTGGACGTGCGCCCCGATGCCGGATCGAAATCGAGTACGCTATCGATGATTGCGGCCTTGCCGGTTGCGGGGTCGGACAGCACATGGGTTACAGTGAAGGTCGCTTCATCGAAGAAGCTGCGAACCTGGACCGCCGCCGGATCGGCCTGCTGCACGATCTCTGCTGCGGCGGCAATGACGGGGTCTGACATGTGCATTCCTTTCGTGGATGGTTGTCGGCGGCACCGAGGTGCCGCCGACTGCCTGACCCGGTTCAGAGGGTCTTGGTGCTGAAATACCAGTCGACATAGTCGTAGCCTTCGCCGGCGCGGGCTTCGGCTGCCGGCGCGGTCTGCGGCGGGGGCACGATCACCTTGTCACCGGGCTGCCAGCCTTCGGGCGTCGCCACCTTGTTGGCGTCTGCCGTCTGCAGGGCCTGCATGAGGCGGACAAACTCGGCAATCGAGCGACCGTTCGACATGGGGTAGTAGACCATGGCGCGCAGCGTGCCTTCAGGGTCGATGAAGAAGGTGGCGCGAACGGCCTGGGTGTCAGACGCCCCCGGATGGACCATGCCGTAAGCGGTTGCCACCTTCATCGAGATGTCCTCGATGATCGGGAAGGGGATCTCGACGCCGAATTTCTCCTTGATCGAACGGACCCAGGCAATGTGGGCATAGTTGGAGTCGATCGACAGCCCGAGCAGCTCGGTGTTCATCGCCTTGAATTCATCGGCGTGGCGGGCAAAACCCATGAACTCGGTGGTGCAGACCGGGGTGAAGTCGGCCGGGTGGGAGAAGAGGACGAGCCACTTGCCCCGATAATCTGCCAGCGAACGCTGGCCATGGGTGGTCTTGGCACTGAAATCGGGTGCCGGCTCGTTGATGCGCGGCATGGCGGGAGTGGTGATCGTGTCAGTCATGATGGCCTCCTTGATTGGCTGAGGGCATCAATATCCAAATTTAATAAATTAGCAAAATGGCATATTTGATACAGAGTAATCGACGGAGCCGATTTGACGGCGGCAGGGCGTAGAAAATGGCGCAAATGCGTTGTTCGCCGGATAAGGGCGATCTGCGGGTCGGCGATCATTTTATGATTTGTCCGCACTATCAGGCCCATGGCTGCCTGCCGGACCTTCCTCGACCGTCACGCCATCGCGGATGTTGTAGAGGCGGCGGAAGGTCGGGATGATCTTCTCGTCATGCGTCACGACAATGATCGCGGTTTCGAACTGCCGGGCCATGGTATTGAGCAGGTCGACAACGGCGAGCGCACGGACGCTGTCGAGCGGCGCCGTTGGCTCATCCGCCAGGATCACCGGCGGCCGGTTGACCAGTGCGCGGGCAATGGCGACGCGTTGCTGCTCGCCGCCCGACAACTGGGATGGCATGGCCGCCGCGCGGTGCGCCACGTCCAGCGCCTCCAGCAGGTCGCGCGCCTCCTTGCGGGCAACGGCGTTGGGCTTGCCAGCCAGCATCGGCAGCAGCGCGACATTGTCCGTCACGTCAAGGAACGGGATCAGATAGGGCGCCTGAAAGATGAACCCGATCAGGTCGCGGCGCAGTGCGCGCAGATCGCCCACTTTCCAGCCATCGTCGTAGATCACCCTGTCGCCGATGGTCATGCGCCCCGAAGTCGGCTCGATCACTGCGCCCAGACACTTGAGCAGCGTGCTCTTGCCGGAACCGGACGGGCCGATCAGGCCCACGACCTCACCCTTGGCAACCGACATGTTGACGCCGCGCAGGGCGTGGACGGCGGTGTCGCCTTGGCCATAGGTCTTGACCAGGTTGTCGATGCGGATGCCTTCAGCCACCGATGGCCTCCGCCGGATCGACTTTCAGCGCGGCATGGATCGCCAGCAGGCTGGCCAGCGCGCAGATCGCCATGACGGCAAAGAACCCGCGCAGGGAATCGGCCGGCAGCAGCAGCACGTATTTGGGGAAGAACGGCGCCCAGAAAGTCGCGGCGATCTTGCCGACGGCAAAGCCGATCAGGCCCAGACCCAGCGCCTGTTGCAGGATCATGCCGGCAATCGTGCGGTTGCGCGTGCCGATCAGTTTCAGCACGGCGATTTCGCGGATCTTGCCGATGGTCATGGTGTAAATGATGAAGGCGACAATCGCCGCGCTGACGATCGCGAGGATAACGAGGAACATCCCGATCTGCCGCGCCGAATTGGCGATCATCTTGTCGACCAGAATCTCTTCCATCTGCGCGCGGGTATAGACGGTCACGCGCTGCCAGCGCCGGATCGCGGCGGCGACGGCATCTGCATCAGCGAGCGGTGCAACGGTCACCAACACGGCATTGACGTTGGTGCTGCTGGCCTGCGCGGCGTTGACCGCTTCGGCCACGGCCGGATTGCCCGGCGGGTTCAGCGCCGGACTGGATGCGTTGCGCGCCCGCTGGCGGACGATCGCATCGGCATCCTTTTCAAACTGGGCTTCCTGCGCGTCCTTGAGCGACAGGAACAGCATCGGATCGCCGCCGGACGACACCATCCGGCTGGTCAGTCCGACGATGCGATAGGTGTTGCGGCGCACTTTCACCTGATCGCCGATGGCAAAGCCGGTCTTCACATCGGCCACGGCCTCGTAATGACCCTGAACGATCCGGCGCCCGGCCATCAGGTACGGGGGCTGGCCAGGCTCGCCCGGCTGGGTGACTTCTGCCCCACCACCATGACCCGCACATCCTTGCCCCGGTGCGCGATCTGCATGGTCAGATAGGTAACGCCCGCTGCCCGGTCCACACCGGCCATGGCCCGGATGGGGCGTTCGGTATCCTCGTTCAGGCTGGATGGTTCGGCATAGGGGCCGAGCGTGTCCTTCTGCACCACCCACAGATCGGCCCCGCTGTTGTCGAGCAGGGCCTGGGCATCATCGATCATGCCGCGATAGACCCCGGCCATCGACAGGGTGACGCCGATCAGCAGGCCCAGCCCCACGCCGGTCAGCACGAACTTGCCCCAGCCATGCAGGATGTCGCGGCCGGCAAGGCTGATCATGGCAGCTTGTCGACCACGGTGATGCGGCTGGAGGCCGTGAGCGGCCGGGCGCTATGCAGGATGACCTGATCGCCCCTCGCGAGGCCGTCCAGCACCTGGACCCAGCCGTCGGAATCTTCCGCGCCGAGCTTCAAGGACACGAATTCCAGATCGCCGTCACGCATGGCCCAGACGCCCACCGCGCTGCCGATGCGGTGAATGGCGGCATTGGGCAGGGCCAGCGTGCGCTCCCGTGCGGGCAGGCCCACCGTCACTTCGGCGAGTTCCCCGATGGGCGGAAGCGCAGCACCCGCATCGAAACTGACCTTGGCCAGCACTTCCTCCGTCACGGCATCAGCCACCGGCT is a window of Novosphingobium sp. THN1 DNA encoding:
- a CDS encoding peroxiredoxin, with protein sequence MTDTITTPAMPRINEPAPDFSAKTTHGQRSLADYRGKWLVLFSHPADFTPVCTTEFMGFARHADEFKAMNTELLGLSIDSNYAHIAWVRSIKEKFGVEIPFPIIEDISMKVATAYGMVHPGASDTQAVRATFFIDPEGTLRAMVYYPMSNGRSIAEFVRLMQALQTADANKVATPEGWQPGDKVIVPPPQTAPAAEARAGEGYDYVDWYFSTKTL
- a CDS encoding ABC transporter ATP-binding protein, translating into MAEGIRIDNLVKTYGQGDTAVHALRGVNMSVAKGEVVGLIGPSGSGKSTLLKCLGAVIEPTSGRMTIGDRVIYDDGWKVGDLRALRRDLIGFIFQAPYLIPFLDVTDNVALLPMLAGKPNAVARKEARDLLEALDVAHRAAAMPSQLSGGEQQRVAIARALVNRPPVILADEPTAPLDSVRALAVVDLLNTMARQFETAIIVVTHDEKIIPTFRRLYNIRDGVTVEEGPAGSHGPDSADKS